The genomic region AAATATAACAAATAATGAGTTTTGTGTTTTACGCGTATAGCATAGATTAATGAAAATACAGTCAAAAATATTATccaaaaactaattatttttaaattttcagcttTGTGATTGCTGAAAAGTCTCGCACCCTCCCCGAAGGTAATCAAttagttaatttatttattatttctctaAATTATTTTCCTCAAAGAATGTATTCAGAAAATGTttttccttcttattttttaggCAAACATGTGCACTAAATATATTTACTTCTGGATATTAGGATTTGCAACTCTGATGATTGTTTACACATCATATTGGGCATCAATAGACAGGGTTGATTTTGAGCAGAATATTTTGACACTTcaagtaaaaatcaaatatatactTTTGTGGAACTCTTGGTATCCCCCATCAATAGATTATGGTTTTGGAATTGGGGATGAACCTTTTAAAAAGCACAAGTGTGAATACACTAATTGTTATATCACACATGACAAATTATATAAACCTTTCTCCGAATACGATGCCATTGTTTTTCATGCTCCACTGTTGCATCTTTTTCCAGCCATCTCAAATCGAACATACCAACAAAGATATATATTCCTTTCCAAGGAATCTCCAGTATATTTTAGAACATATCAGTATTATGatgctttttttaattggacAATTACCTACAGGGAAGATTCTGACATTTTTGTTCCGTATGGAGCtattaaaagaagagaaaaaagagtcattagagaatacaaaaattttacGAAGAAGAATCTAGTAGCTTGGATGGTTAGTCGATGTGAAACAGCGGGTCGCAGAGAAGACTACATTGAAGAATTAAATGAATATATTCAAGTGGACGTATATGGTAGGTGTGGGAATAACAAATGTCCAAAAGAGCATTGGAAAGAATGCTACGATATgattcaaaataattataagttttatctttcttttgaaaactcACTTTGCAAAGATTATGtgactgaaaaattatttaatatacttcagtATGATGTAATACCTGTTGTATATGGTTCAGCTGATTACAATAGAATTTTACCTCCATACTCATACATTAATGCTTTAGACAATAGCCCTTCTGAATTGGCAAATCTTTTAAAAGACATTGGAAATGATGCAATTAAATATCAAAGATATTTCAACTGGAAAGAGGAATATGACTTGCACGTTTACGATAATTCGTTGTTTGTGAAACATGCTTTTTGTCAACTGTGCAAGAAATTGCATACTGacactgaaaaaaagttttatggAAATTTTAACAAGTGGTGGATAGATGGTAGTAAATGCACCAAAGATCCCATTATCCAAAAAGCACAGGTTTTGCATTTCTGGAAATGGAATAGAAATGGAACGGTCACATGAATCATTGatgcaaaaaaatttttttacagcAACTCAACTCTGTTCAGTATTATAGTTATCAACTAGGAATATTTGCttctaaaatttattgattCCATTAGACAGTTATAgtacaataattattttaaggGTATACATACTTCAGC from Artemia franciscana chromosome 5, ASM3288406v1, whole genome shotgun sequence harbors:
- the LOC136026937 gene encoding alpha-(1,3)-fucosyltransferase C-like isoform X1, encoding MCTKYIYFWILGFATLMIVYTSYWASIDRVDFEQNILTLQVKIKYILLWNSWYPPSIDYGFGIGDEPFKKHKCEYTNCYITHDKLYKPFSEYDAIVFHAPLLHLFPAISNRTYQQRYIFLSKESPVYFRTYQYYDAFFNWTITYREDSDIFVPYGAIKRREKRVIREYKNFTKKNLVAWMVSRCETAGRREDYIEELNEYIQVDVYGRCGNNKCPKEHWKECYDMIQNNYKFYLSFENSLCKDYVTEKLFNILQYDVIPVVYGSADYNRILPPYSYINALDNSPSELANLLKDIGNDAIKYQRYFNWKEEYDLHVYDNSLFVKHAFCQLCKKLHTDTEKKFYGNFNKWWIDGSKCTKDPIIQKAQVLHFWKWNRNGTVT
- the LOC136026937 gene encoding alpha-(1,3)-fucosyltransferase C-like isoform X2, whose amino-acid sequence is MIIYGQSAFRENNLLWSIVVIYELLVWKPAKSFMRGEDSDIFVPYGAIKRREKRVIREYKNFTKKNLVAWMVSRCETAGRREDYIEELNEYIQVDVYGRCGNNKCPKEHWKECYDMIQNNYKFYLSFENSLCKDYVTEKLFNILQYDVIPVVYGSADYNRILPPYSYINALDNSPSELANLLKDIGNDAIKYQRYFNWKEEYDLHVYDNSLFVKHAFCQLCKKLHTDTEKKFYGNFNKWWIDGSKCTKDPIIQKAQVLHFWKWNRNGTVT